The Methylocaldum marinum genome includes the window GTCACGCCGCGCCTTGCGCGTGGCCTTCTGTGCGGTGGTCACGATCTCGCGCATCTGCCCGATCATGCGGAACAGCGCCGACTCATCCACCTGTTCGCGTCCCTGCTGCCGCAATTTCGTCAGCGCCTGCCGTTGTTCCCAGAGGGTGACAGCCGGGTGCGACAAGGTACGGTAGGGGATTTCCAGGTAATGCTGCCCCTCCGGTTCCAGCACCCAGATACGGCTGATGTCGCGGGGGTCACGCCGGATCAGGAAAGCGGGCAAGCGGTCGCGTCGTGCGATCCACGGTTTGAGCGCATCGGCGTAGTAGTGAATGTGGTCGATGACAAAGCCGGTGCGGGTCAGCGTGCGGCGGATGATCGGCAGAAAATCGACCAGGAAAGCCGTAGCGCGAGTGACGACGACCGGCACGCCGACACGCGCTACCGCCTCGGCCCAGCGCGCGGCCGGCGGTTGGAGCAGGCCGTTATGCACGGAGCCGTGATAGGTGCCGACCGCCAAGGCGAGCCAGCGCTCCAACTCGCGCAACGTCAGAGCAGCCATCTTCTCAGAGGCGTACTCCCCGCGCTGGCTGGGGTTGGAGAAGGTCGTTCCCGGCAATTCGTCGTGAATCATTTGCATCGCCGTGCCGATGATCCGTTCCACGATGCCGCCGTAGTGGGGCTGCCCGGGCGGACGATAGTCCAATTGGATGCCATGCTGCTCGCAGCCACGGCGCAGGGCCTCGCTTTTGAACTCGGCCGCGTTGTCCAGGTAGAGCAGCCTGGGCTTGCCGCTCATCGGCCAATCCATTTCTACATTGAGCCCCTCCAGCCAGGGACGCTTGTCGCAGGCAGAGTGCGCGAGGCACAGGCCGACCGAAACGGCGGACGGCGCCTCCAGCGTGACCACCATGCCGAGCACGCAGCGGGTGAACACATCGATGGCGACGGTCAGATACGGGCGGCCAATCGGTTGCCGGTCGCCCTCGTCCACCACGATCAGGTCAATGACCGTGTGGTCGATCTGTATCTGTTCCAGCGGCAAGGTGACTGCCGGCGGGACGCCGCCGACACCTTGCAGGTCGCGGGAGGCATCCTGGCCTTCCCGGCGGCGCATGGTTTTGAGTGGATCGAGGGTGGCTATCCGCAGCGCCACGGTGTTGCGCGCCGGCACCCGCAGTTTGTGCGTTTTGCATGCCTGCGCGACCTCGCGGTGGAACGCTGCCAGGCTGCGCTTCTGCTTGGTCAGGAAGCGCTTTTGCAGCTGCTCGCGAATGATGCGCTCGACCGGCTCCGGCAAGCGCCCCTTGCCTTTCCCGCCGCCGGACTGGCCGGGAACCAGGTCCGTCACAAGCCCAGCACCTTGCCGGGCACGCCGGATCAGGACATACACCTGCCGCCTGGATAGGCCCAGCGCTTGAGCAGCGGCATCGGCGGCTTCATGCCCAACCACTTCAAGCGCTGCCAGCGGCCCGATGATTTCGGTCCGGTGCCGGGCCTGCGCCCATGCCGCATCGGGCAGGGTGGCCACGCCTTGCTCGGCAATTGGTAATGTGTCTGACGCCATGCTCACACCTCGCTTTGGTGCACACGAGTATTGAGCATAGTCGAGATTGGTGCAGATAACTTCTGATATTGCGTGGTCAGGAGCCGACTGCACACCTGGCGTTACGCCCAGTTAATTGGTGCAGTCGTCTTCTGAAAATGACAAGCACGCCCCGACCCGAATAAGCCCTTTGACAGATTGTCTTACGCTTGCTCTACGTAGCACACTTTACGGATTCGTTCTCCGGACGACGTCCGACTGCCTTTTCGGGAGAAACACATGCGCAAGTTGATTTTGGCCCTGGTTTTCGTACACCTGCTCTTGCTGAGCGGATGCGGATACAACACCTTGCAGCAGCAGGACGAACAGATCAAGGCGAGTTGGTCGGAGGTTTTGAACCAGTATCAGCGCCGGGCCGATCTGGTGCCCAATCTGGTCAACGTGGTGAAGGGGTACGCCGGGCACGAGCGGGAGGTGCTGACCCAGGTGACCGAGGCGCGTTCCAGGGTGGGGTCGGTTCAGGCCACGCCGGAGCTCTTGAACGATGCGCAGGCATTTTCCCGGTTCCAGGCGGCTCAGGGCGAATTATCCAGCGCATTGTCGCGCTTGATGGCGGTGGCGGAGAACTATCCGCAGCTCAAGGCGGACACTTTGTTCCGCGATCTGCAGGCGCAGCTGGAGGGGACGGAAAACCGCATCACCGTGGCGCGCAATCGTTATATCGCGGCGGTACAGGACTATAACGTCACGGTCCGCTCTTTCCCCACCAACATCACGGCGCGGGTTTTCGGCATGGCCGTCAAGCCGAACTTCGCGGTGGAGAACGAACGGGAAATCTCCCGGCCGCCCGCGGTCGATTTCGGCATGCCGGCCCCGGCGCCCGCTCCGGCCCAATAGGCGAACGTTCGGTGATTTCGAATATGCTGCCGGTCTGGATTTTTGCCATGCTTCTGGCGCTGGTCGGGTTCGATGTTAAGGCGGAAGTGGCGGTACCGCCGCTCCAGGCGCGCGTGACCGATCTGACCGGAACCCTGAAGGCGGACGAAAGAGCGGGGCTGGAAAGCCGGTTGGCGGCGTTCGAGGGGGAAAAAGGCAGCCAGATCGCGGTCCTGCTGGTGCCCACCACCGAGCCCGAGACCATCGAGCAATATTCCATTCGTGTCGCCGATGCCTGGAAGCTGGGGCGCAAAGGGATCGACGACGGCGTCCTGATCCTCCTGGCCAAGCAGGACCGGACCGTCAGGATCGAGGTCGGGCGCGGGCTCGAGGGCGCTATTCCCGATGCCGTCGCCAACCGGATCGTGGAGGATGTGATGATTCCGTTTTTCAAGCGCGGCGATTTCTACGGCGGCTTGTCCGAAGGCATCGACAGCCTTTTCGCCCTGATTCGCGGGGAGCCTCTGCCCGAACCTGCTCGTGGTGAGAGGACTCCGAATTCGGATTGGGGCGGTCTCTTTGGGCTTTCGATCCTCGGCGGCATCTTCGGCGGCCGGATCCTCCGATTTCTGTTCGGGCCGCTTTTGGGCGGACTCATCGCCGGAGCGGGCGCCGGAGTGTTGGTCGCGCTTTTCGGTCTGCCGATCCTTTTTTCCCTGTTCGTCGGCTTCTTCGTCTTCATGGCGGTGTTCGGCGGCATCGGCCGGGTAGGACCCGGCGGTTGGTACGGCGGGCCCGGCGGATTCGGCGGCTCCTCCGGAGGGGGAGGATTCAGAGGAGGCGGCGGCGGTTTCAGCGGCGGCGGAGCTTCGGGGCGCTGGTGATGTTCAAGCAATTCGGTCGTATCCTGAAGCATCTGTGTTACGGTCCCTGGCGGCTCCGGCGGGTTCTGCCGCCGCACACGCTTGAAGCCGTTACCGAGGCGATCCGCGAGAGCGAGACGAACCACGGCGGAGAAATCCGCGTCGCCGTCGAAATTGCGCTTGATTGGCGACGGCTGCTGCGGCGCGAGACGCCGCGGGAAAGAGCCTTGGAAGTGTTTTCCGACCTCCGCGTCTGGGACACGGAACGGAATAACGGCGTATTGATTTACCTGCTGCTCGCGGACAGGGACGTTGAAATCGTCGCCGACCGCGGCATCGACCGGCTGGTCGGAGCGGAAGCCTGGGAGCAAATCTGTCACGAGATGGAAGCGGCTTTTCGGAAAGGCGAGTTCGAAGCGGGTATCCTGGCCGGCGTTCGCGCCGTGGGCACCTACCTGGAACGGCACTTTCCGGGCCCGGATCCGCACGGTGACGAACTCGCCAATCGTCCGGTCATCATCGACGATTGATTTCCTTCAGCCGCTACTCCAGGGCGCGTCCATTTTTTTGATTGATCGAATTGCTGCCGATTTTTGCCATTCATTGATTAGTTTTTCCGGAGACCTTTCATGACCGAAGCATTGTTGATTGCCAAAGGCCGGAGTTCCCTTTCCCTGCTGCCGTCCATGGCCAACCGTCACGGCCTGATCAGCGGCGCGACCGGTACCGGCAAGACCGTTACGCTGCAAGTGTTGGCGGAGCATTTCAGCCGCATCGGCGTGCCGGTGTTTTTGTCGGACATCAAGGGCGATTTGTCAGGGCTGAGCCAGCCCGGGGAAACCAGCCCGAAACTGGCCGAGCGCCTTTCCTCGCTCGGTATCGAAGATCATGCGTTCGGAGGGTTTCCGGTGGTTTTTTGGGATGTCTTCGGCGAACAGGGACATCCGGCGCGGGCGACGATTTCCGAGATGGGACCCTTGCTGCTGGCGCGCATGCTCAATCTGAACGAAACCCAGGAAGGCGTGCTGCACCTGGTGTTCAAAATCGGGGATGATAGTGGATTGCTGCTGCTCGATCTCAAGGATTTGCGTGCAATGCTCCAGTTCGTCGGCGAAAACGCGGGGCAATTCACAACCTCGTACGGCAATATCTCGGCGGCCAGCATCGGCGCCATACAGCGCGGTCTGATAGCCCTGGAAAGCCAGGGCGGAGACCGGCTGTTCGGCGAGCCCTCCCTGAACATCGACGATCTGATGCAAACCGCGCCGGACGGGCGGGGCGTGATAAACATTCTTGCCGCAGACAAACTCATGCAGGCGCCGAAAGTTTATGCCGCGTTTCTGCTCTGGCTGCTGTCGGAGCTGTTCGAACATTTGCCGGAAGTGGGCGATCGCGACAAACCCAAGTTGGTGTTCTTCTTCGACGAGGCGCATTTACTGTTCGACGACGCGCCCGATATCTTGCTCGACAGGATCGAGCAAGTGGTGCGCCTGATCCGCTCCAAGGGCGTGGGGGTTTATTTCGTGACCCAGAACCCTCTCGACGTGCCGGACAAGGTTTTGGGTCAGCTCGGCAACCGCGTTCAGCACGCACTCAGGGCCTTCACACCGCGCGACCAGAAAGCGGTCCGTGCGGCGGCGGAAACCATGCGCGACAATCCGGAACTGGACGAGAAAACCGTCATTACCGAGCTGGGCGTGGGCGAGGCTCTGGTCTCGCTACTCGATGAAAAAGGCCGCCCGCATATCGTCGAGCGAGGCTTCATTCTGCCCCCGCAGAGCCGGATCGGCCCGACTGATGCGGCCCGGCGAAAACAACTCATCGAGGAGTCGCCCATCGCCGGATATTACGAAAAGGCCGTGGACCGGGAGTCGGCTTACGAAATGCTCAAAGCGCGTGCGGCCGAGGATCTCCGGCAAGGGACCGAAGAAGTCGGCCGTCCTGCTCCCGGTTCGGCAGCCGGGAGCATTTTCGATACGCTCGGCAGCATCTTGGGCACTTCTTCTCGGCGCAAGAGCAAACAGCGCGAATCCGCCATGGAAGCCTTCGCCAAGAGCGCCGCCCGCAGCATAGGCAGCGAACTCGGCCGCCAGCTTCTGCGGGGCGTGTTGGGATCTTTGAGCGGAAGACAAAAGTAGGGGCAAAGTGGCGAGACGCGGCGGATGGTAGATTGAGAGGCAAGGCGAATCGATCCGACCGCCGATCCGCATCGTCTAGCCGCTCGCCGGGTGGGGCGGACAGGGGGCGTCCGGCATGAACCGCATCGACTTTGAACGACGCCTCGGGTGTGCAGCGGTCCTCGAACCCGTCATCGGGCGGACTTCGATGAGGGTTTCGACTTTTGGCTATTCTTTACGTTAACTAATCCGGGAGTCGAGATGTTTTATGAAGTGAAGCCCCTGGTACTGATTCTGATCGGTGCCGCCGTCGTGATGAGCCGGACCTCCTTGGCGATTCCGTTTGCCGTGCTCTTGATCGGTCTCGGCGCATTCATCATGGGCATGCGTTTTATTTATCGCTCCGAAAGAGTTACCAGGGCAAGAGCCGCTTCACGGCAACGAAAGAATTTCTGAGATTCCGGGCAGCCCTGTTGAGGCAGGTTGTACGGAGATCGAGCAGGATGCCCGAGCTCTCCGCTGTGAAGCCATCTACGGCGATGCCGGGGCTCAGGGTGTTCCCGTCATTCTGCTCACACCTTTCCTCAATTCCTCCATGAACAGCATTCCCAGCGCAAACGGCAGGGTAAACAGCCAGACGTCCGGCGCTATCGGCGTGGTGCCGAAGATCCGGTTGCCCCAAGGCGTGTAATCGATGAAAAGGATCAGGCCGATTTCCAGCACGATGCCGATCAGGATCAAACGGTTATTGAAAAGGGGAGAGCGGAACAGGGACCGGTTCGGATGCTTGCACAGAAAGACGTTCACGATCTGCATGACGATAATGGCCGACAAGCAGGCTGTGGTGGCCCGGAGATACGTCGGGTCGTCGCGCGCCAGGCTCCGGCCGTATTGCCAGCCGGCAGCCTGGAGCACGTAGAAAAACGCCGCCATGGCGGCGAGGGCTTCGAGGACTCCGAGGAAGAGGTAGGCGTGTGTCAGCAGCGGCCACCGGAGGAGTTTTTCCCTGGCCGATCGGGGCGGATTCTTCATGCACTCCGGGTCCGGACGATCCGCGCCCAAGCCCAGCGCCGGCACCATGTCGGTGCCGAGGTCGACCGCCAGAATCTGGATGATGGTCAGGGGCAGGGGAATGCTGAACAGAGCGAAAGCCAGATAAGGCACGAGTTCGGGAATGTTCGACGTGAGGATATAGGACATGAACTTGCGGATATTGCCGAACACCGCCCGTCCTTCTTCGATGGCGCTGACGATGCTGGCGAAATTGTCGTCCAGGAGGATCATGTCGGCGGATTCCTTGGCGACATCGGTTCCGGCGATGCCCATGGCGATGCCGATGTCGGCGGTTTTGAGCGCCGGAGCGTCGTTGACGCCGTCTCCGGTCACCGCCACCACGTGCCCCTTGCGTTGCAAAGCCTCGACGATGCGCATTTTCTGGTCGGCGCCGAGCCGGGCGAAGATGATGTCCTCTTTGTCGAGAGCGAGCTGGAGCTGTGTATTCGACAGCCGCCGGAGATCGTCGCCGGTAATGACGTAGGGGTGATCGCTCGCGAGCAGGCCGATTTCCCGTGCGATGGCCCTGGCGGTGTGGGGATGGTCGCCGGTGACCATGATGACCTTGATGCCTGCTTGCAGGCATTTCTCGATGGCGGCCGGCACTTCGGGACGGGGCGGATCTTCGAGGCCCACCAGCCCGGTCAGCGTGAGGTTTTCCTCCAACCGATCGCGATCGAAGCCATCCGAGATTTGGCGATGGGCAAAGGCGAGGATGCGAAATCCGTGTTCCGCCAAGGTTTCCTGGGCGTCGATGAAGCGGCGGCGTATCTCCTCGGTCAGCGGCACGGTCCGCTTGCCGATCTCCACGTCGGAGCACAGCGGCAGTACGGTTTCCAGGGCGCCTTTCGTGTACAACAGGTTTCCGGCCGGCGTGCGGCTCAGAATCGAAAGGCGCTTCCGCTCGGTGTCGAACGGGACTTCGTCGAGTTTCGGGTAAACCGCGGTGTCGTCCAGGAACCGTTCCGCCATCCGCACCAGCGCAATCTCCATGGGGTCGCCGAGCAGGTCCCGCTTTCCGTCGCGGACCGTTTCTTTCAGGTTCTGACAGTTGCGCGCACACTCCCAGAGCCCCGGGTAGTCTGTCGCCATCCGTTCGTCGATATCCTCCGGACATCGAATTTCGTTGTCGAGAAAGATTCGTCTCGCGGCCATGCGATTCCGGGTCAGGGTACCGGTCTTGTCGGTGCAGATGACCGTGGCCGAACCCAGCGTTTCGACCGAAGGCAGATGTCTCACCAGGGCATTGCGTCTGGCCATGCGCTGGGTGGCCATGGCGAGGGAGAGGGTGACGGTGGGCAGCAAGCCTTCCGGGACGTTCGCAACGATGATGCCGATGGCGAAGATGAAATCCTGCCAGAACGACAGCCCGGCTGCCCGGCCGATGAAAAAGAAGCCGATGCCCAGCGAGACGGCCAGCATGCCGACCAGCCGGCTCAGGCGAACGATCTCTTTTTGTAGGGGGGACACGGCTTCGCCTGCGGCTTGAGTGAGATGGGCGATCCTCCCGAATTCGGTGTGCATGCCGGTGTGGAAGACGACCGCCCGGCCTTCTCCGGACACCACGGCTGCGCCCGCCAGCAGCACGTTGCGCGCGTGAATCAGCTCGTCGGTCACCGAGGGTTGCGCGTCTCGGGCCTGGGGTAGCGCTTCGCCGGTTACGGTAGCGTTGTTCACCCTCAGGGCGAAAGCTTCGAGCACCCGGCAGTCGGCGGGGACGTTATCGCCTTCCTGCAGCAGGATCGTGTCGCCCGGCACGATGTCGGCAGCTTCTGCAAGCCGCACGCTGCCTTCCCGCACAATCTTGACCTTTAACGGCAAGAGCTTTTGCAGCGCGGCGATGGCCCGTTCGGCCCGGTATTCCTGCCAAAATGAGAACAGTCCGTTGACGATGATCACGCCGAGGATGGCGAAACCCAGGGTGTCCATACCTTCGCCGGGCGCTTTCCAGTCCCCGAAGAACGCCAGGGTCGCGGCGAGCCAAAGGAGGATCGCGAAAAAATGAGTGAATTGCCCGGCGAAGCGCAACGTGACGGATTTCCGTTCGAATTCGGTCAGCCGATTGGCGCCGTATTCCCGGAGGCGGCGGGCGGCTTCGGTTTCACTGAGCCCTTCGCGTCCGGCGTGCAGGCTTCGCAAGGCTTGCTCCGGTTGAAGGTGATGGATTTTCATACCGTCTGCTCGCTGAATCGGTCCGACCAACGCTTTGCCCGCCGCGAGTTTCGGGGCTTTCGTGAAGCGGCGGAAATATGTACAGAAAAAGAAGTTATATGCTATAAACCCGGCGCTATCACACCGATGTTTCATTACGCGGACAGTCAGAACCCTCTAAACTAAACACTCGGTTTATAAGATATGACCAATCAATCCTTCGATAAGAGTCGAATTTCTCTTCTAAAAGGCGGTCTTTGCGCCTTCTCGATCGCGATCGCCGGGCTGATGGCCGGATGTGATTCCGGTCCGGGCGGCAGCGCTTCCGCGCCGGCCGTATCGGAAGCAAGAATCAGCGGAAGCGTTCGGGACCAGCACGGCGCGGTGACCGATGCCAAGATCGAGGTACGGGACAAGAACGGCCAGTTGGTGACGTCGACGGCACTGACCGGCAGCTCGAGCCAGTATTCCGTCACCGTTCCCGCGGGCACGGCCTATCCCATCGTGCTCACCGCCATTCCGAACAATCCCGCTCCGGGCCGCGGTCCGGTCAAGGCCGTGGTGACCAGTTCTCTCGCCGATACCATGGACATCACCGATGTCACCACGATCGTGGTCGACTCGGCCATGACCTTGGGCGGCTTGACCGAAGCGAATATCGCCAAGGCATCCGGCGGCGCCATCGGCTTGCGGCAGCGGCAGGGCGTCAGCGCGGGAGCGGGCGGCGGCGGTGCCGGGCCCGGTCAGAGCGGCGGCGGTGTCAGCCGCGGCGGACACGGCGGCCACGGCGAGCACGCCGGTTCCGGTTCAGGGTCGCCTTCGCCCAACAGCGGCTCCGGCCAACAACCCCAGCAAAACCAATAGCGCCAGCATCGTAGATACCGTTTCGACGATCACGATGCACGTCGTAGGTCGGCAATCCTTAGCCGACACAGCCGGTGGTGCGACCCGTTGCGTCGGGAAAGGATTCCCGGCCTACTCAACGCCGTAACGATCCCCTTTCTTCCCCAAGGATAGGGGCGGTATGTCGGGATTTGCCTTAATCAATCGATCTTTTACCAGTTCACTTTCCGGACAGGGTTTGCGCCGGCGACAAACCCGGCAAGATCGGCAAGCGGACCACGAATTCGCTGCCTTGCCCTGGACCGGAACTCGATACGTCGACGGTTCCGCCGTGCATTTCCACCAAACTGCGAACAACGGTCAGGCCGATGCCGAGGCCGCCTTGCGATCGGTCGAGGGTGCGCTCGGCCTGGATGAAGAGATCGAAGACGTAGGGCAGGGTCTCGGGGGGAATGCCGAGACCGGTATCCCGTATGCGGAGAACGATGTGGGAGCCGTCCCGGGTCGCGGTAAGCCAGAGGGCACCGCCCTTCGGCGTGTACTTGGCGGCATTGTTCAGCAGATTTCCCAAGACCTGGACCAGCCGAACGCTGTCGCCCCTCAGATAGACCGCCGTGGACGGGAGAGTGACGGTGAATGCGTGTTTTCGTTCATCGAGGAGCGGACGCGTGACTTCGATGGCGCGCGCAACGATTTCACCCAATTCGACGGTGTCCTTCTGGAGCTCGACCTTGCCGCGCGTGATGCGGGAAACGTCGAGCAGGTCGTCCACCAATCTCACCAGATGGGCGGTCTGTCGGTCGATGACATCCTCGGCCCAGCAGTGCTGCGGGTGGTGCGGGTCGATCTTCTTGAGGAGGCGTACCGCATTTCGTATCGGCCCCAAGGGGTTGCGCAGCTCGTGGGCCAGCATGGCCAGGAATTCGTTCTTGCGGTGGTCGGCGTCCTGCAATGAATTTTGAGCCCGTATCAGGTCGTCGATGTCCGAACATGAACCGAACCACTTGACGATTCTGCCGGCATCGTCGCGAATCGGACGGGCGCGGCACAGAACCCAACGGTATTCGCCGTCTCTGTGGCGCAGCCGGTGCTTCATCTCGTACGGCTCGCCGGTCCGTAGGCAATGTCTTCGGTGGGCGTTTACCCGTTCCACTTCTTCCGGATGCAGTGCCTGCGTCCAGCTCAGGCCCTTCTTCGAATCGTATGATTGCCCGGTGAATTCCTGGAAGCGCGGGTTGGTATAGTCGACCCGGCCATCGGGACAGACCGTAAAGACGATATCCGGCACCGTCTCCGCCAGGGCAAGAAAGCGCTGCTTGGTCAGGCGCAGTGCCCGCTCCACCCGGGTGCGCTCGGCGATTTCCCGCCGCAGGGTTTCGTTGGCTCGGGTCAGCTCCGAGGTGCGTTCCCGCACCCGCGCTTCGAGTTCGGAGTACGCCAGGCGCAAAGCTTCCTGCGCCCGCTTCCGCTCGGTGATCTCATGCCATTTGCCCATAGTGCATTTGACGATTGCCGGCAGGGCGGCCAGAGTCGCCTCGGATTTGACGAGATAGTCCAGAGCGCCGGCTTTCATCGCCTCGACTGCGATCGTTTCGCTTCCGTAGCCGGTCATGACGATG containing:
- a CDS encoding LemA family protein, with the protein product MRKLILALVFVHLLLLSGCGYNTLQQQDEQIKASWSEVLNQYQRRADLVPNLVNVVKGYAGHEREVLTQVTEARSRVGSVQATPELLNDAQAFSRFQAAQGELSSALSRLMAVAENYPQLKADTLFRDLQAQLEGTENRITVARNRYIAAVQDYNVTVRSFPTNITARVFGMAVKPNFAVENEREISRPPAVDFGMPAPAPAPAQ
- a CDS encoding hybrid sensor histidine kinase/response regulator, which encodes MKPEPPTTALGTEAVLHILLAEDDPSHAELIQRAFETHGEPIRLTVARQLREARETLEADLPDIVITDLRLPDGQGTELLPQKDSDRPYPVIVMTGYGSETIAVEAMKAGALDYLVKSEATLAALPAIVKCTMGKWHEITERKRAQEALRLAYSELEARVRERTSELTRANETLRREIAERTRVERALRLTKQRFLALAETVPDIVFTVCPDGRVDYTNPRFQEFTGQSYDSKKGLSWTQALHPEEVERVNAHRRHCLRTGEPYEMKHRLRHRDGEYRWVLCRARPIRDDAGRIVKWFGSCSDIDDLIRAQNSLQDADHRKNEFLAMLAHELRNPLGPIRNAVRLLKKIDPHHPQHCWAEDVIDRQTAHLVRLVDDLLDVSRITRGKVELQKDTVELGEIVARAIEVTRPLLDERKHAFTVTLPSTAVYLRGDSVRLVQVLGNLLNNAAKYTPKGGALWLTATRDGSHIVLRIRDTGLGIPPETLPYVFDLFIQAERTLDRSQGGLGIGLTVVRSLVEMHGGTVDVSSSGPGQGSEFVVRLPILPGLSPAQTLSGK
- a CDS encoding helicase HerA-like domain-containing protein, producing the protein MTEALLIAKGRSSLSLLPSMANRHGLISGATGTGKTVTLQVLAEHFSRIGVPVFLSDIKGDLSGLSQPGETSPKLAERLSSLGIEDHAFGGFPVVFWDVFGEQGHPARATISEMGPLLLARMLNLNETQEGVLHLVFKIGDDSGLLLLDLKDLRAMLQFVGENAGQFTTSYGNISAASIGAIQRGLIALESQGGDRLFGEPSLNIDDLMQTAPDGRGVINILAADKLMQAPKVYAAFLLWLLSELFEHLPEVGDRDKPKLVFFFDEAHLLFDDAPDILLDRIEQVVRLIRSKGVGVYFVTQNPLDVPDKVLGQLGNRVQHALRAFTPRDQKAVRAAAETMRDNPELDEKTVITELGVGEALVSLLDEKGRPHIVERGFILPPQSRIGPTDAARRKQLIEESPIAGYYEKAVDRESAYEMLKARAAEDLRQGTEEVGRPAPGSAAGSIFDTLGSILGTSSRRKSKQRESAMEAFAKSAARSIGSELGRQLLRGVLGSLSGRQK
- a CDS encoding TPM domain-containing protein, which encodes MISNMLPVWIFAMLLALVGFDVKAEVAVPPLQARVTDLTGTLKADERAGLESRLAAFEGEKGSQIAVLLVPTTEPETIEQYSIRVADAWKLGRKGIDDGVLILLAKQDRTVRIEVGRGLEGAIPDAVANRIVEDVMIPFFKRGDFYGGLSEGIDSLFALIRGEPLPEPARGERTPNSDWGGLFGLSILGGIFGGRILRFLFGPLLGGLIAGAGAGVLVALFGLPILFSLFVGFFVFMAVFGGIGRVGPGGWYGGPGGFGGSSGGGGFRGGGGGFSGGGASGRW
- a CDS encoding Mu transposase C-terminal domain-containing protein, which produces MASDTLPIAEQGVATLPDAAWAQARHRTEIIGPLAALEVVGHEAADAAAQALGLSRRQVYVLIRRARQGAGLVTDLVPGQSGGGKGKGRLPEPVERIIREQLQKRFLTKQKRSLAAFHREVAQACKTHKLRVPARNTVALRIATLDPLKTMRRREGQDASRDLQGVGGVPPAVTLPLEQIQIDHTVIDLIVVDEGDRQPIGRPYLTVAIDVFTRCVLGMVVTLEAPSAVSVGLCLAHSACDKRPWLEGLNVEMDWPMSGKPRLLYLDNAAEFKSEALRRGCEQHGIQLDYRPPGQPHYGGIVERIIGTAMQMIHDELPGTTFSNPSQRGEYASEKMAALTLRELERWLALAVGTYHGSVHNGLLQPPAARWAEAVARVGVPVVVTRATAFLVDFLPIIRRTLTRTGFVIDHIHYYADALKPWIARRDRLPAFLIRRDPRDISRIWVLEPEGQHYLEIPYRTLSHPAVTLWEQRQALTKLRQQGREQVDESALFRMIGQMREIVTTAQKATRKARRDADRRQHLKASPPPDKPIPPKTDVADPHADNLPPAKPFDQIEEW
- a CDS encoding cation-translocating P-type ATPase; protein product: MKIHHLQPEQALRSLHAGREGLSETEAARRLREYGANRLTEFERKSVTLRFAGQFTHFFAILLWLAATLAFFGDWKAPGEGMDTLGFAILGVIIVNGLFSFWQEYRAERAIAALQKLLPLKVKIVREGSVRLAEAADIVPGDTILLQEGDNVPADCRVLEAFALRVNNATVTGEALPQARDAQPSVTDELIHARNVLLAGAAVVSGEGRAVVFHTGMHTEFGRIAHLTQAAGEAVSPLQKEIVRLSRLVGMLAVSLGIGFFFIGRAAGLSFWQDFIFAIGIIVANVPEGLLPTVTLSLAMATQRMARRNALVRHLPSVETLGSATVICTDKTGTLTRNRMAARRIFLDNEIRCPEDIDERMATDYPGLWECARNCQNLKETVRDGKRDLLGDPMEIALVRMAERFLDDTAVYPKLDEVPFDTERKRLSILSRTPAGNLLYTKGALETVLPLCSDVEIGKRTVPLTEEIRRRFIDAQETLAEHGFRILAFAHRQISDGFDRDRLEENLTLTGLVGLEDPPRPEVPAAIEKCLQAGIKVIMVTGDHPHTARAIAREIGLLASDHPYVITGDDLRRLSNTQLQLALDKEDIIFARLGADQKMRIVEALQRKGHVVAVTGDGVNDAPALKTADIGIAMGIAGTDVAKESADMILLDDNFASIVSAIEEGRAVFGNIRKFMSYILTSNIPELVPYLAFALFSIPLPLTIIQILAVDLGTDMVPALGLGADRPDPECMKNPPRSAREKLLRWPLLTHAYLFLGVLEALAAMAAFFYVLQAAGWQYGRSLARDDPTYLRATTACLSAIIVMQIVNVFLCKHPNRSLFRSPLFNNRLILIGIVLEIGLILFIDYTPWGNRIFGTTPIAPDVWLFTLPFALGMLFMEELRKGVSRMTGTP
- a CDS encoding TPM domain-containing protein, which translates into the protein MFKQFGRILKHLCYGPWRLRRVLPPHTLEAVTEAIRESETNHGGEIRVAVEIALDWRRLLRRETPRERALEVFSDLRVWDTERNNGVLIYLLLADRDVEIVADRGIDRLVGAEAWEQICHEMEAAFRKGEFEAGILAGVRAVGTYLERHFPGPDPHGDELANRPVIIDD